One Arthrobacter sp. FW306-07-I genomic window carries:
- a CDS encoding adenylate/guanylate cyclase domain-containing protein, which translates to MTDEDQQERVDSIAPGTAGFDPAPFGSAAFRPAASDTGADSSADPSGSETFSDPVMPAVDRHPPTGAMSAERLAMKALEARLLGGERKLRRREVAAGAGLSLLSARKLWRALGFPNLGDEDVAFTERDQAALSTVVDLVRTGKLTEEAAISITRSIGQMTDRMVVWQIEALVEDMVHEQGVTDAVARKRLVNELPALVDPLEEVLVYSWRRQLNAAVQRLALRAEAGLQASEEGREGDEDDAPLPLARAVGFADLVSYTSLSRRMNEKTLARLVQRFENKCAEIISVGGGRLVKTVGDEVLYIAETPAAGAEISLALAEAFTEDEILPEARVAMVWGRILSRLGDIYGPTVNLAARLTTLADPGTVLVDSMTASALEHDERFVLIPQDPENVRGFGEINPVRLTRGRGKGLVLD; encoded by the coding sequence ATGACCGATGAGGACCAGCAGGAACGCGTCGACAGCATCGCACCCGGCACCGCCGGCTTTGATCCTGCCCCTTTTGGATCCGCCGCTTTTCGGCCTGCCGCTTCTGATACCGGCGCGGACTCCTCCGCCGACCCGTCGGGGTCCGAAACCTTTTCCGACCCCGTGATGCCCGCCGTCGACCGGCACCCGCCCACCGGCGCGATGTCCGCCGAGCGCCTTGCCATGAAGGCCCTCGAGGCCCGCCTCCTGGGCGGGGAACGCAAGCTGCGCCGTCGTGAAGTTGCGGCCGGCGCCGGCCTTTCACTCCTCTCGGCCCGCAAACTCTGGCGCGCCCTGGGCTTCCCGAATCTCGGCGACGAGGACGTTGCCTTCACCGAGCGCGACCAAGCGGCCCTGTCCACCGTGGTGGACCTGGTCCGCACCGGCAAGCTGACCGAGGAAGCGGCCATCTCGATCACCCGCTCGATCGGGCAGATGACCGACCGCATGGTGGTCTGGCAGATCGAGGCCCTGGTTGAGGACATGGTCCACGAGCAGGGCGTCACGGATGCCGTGGCCCGAAAACGGCTGGTCAATGAGCTCCCCGCGTTGGTTGACCCGCTCGAGGAAGTCCTGGTGTACTCCTGGCGCCGACAGCTCAACGCCGCCGTCCAGCGTCTCGCCCTCCGGGCTGAAGCAGGCTTACAGGCGAGCGAAGAAGGCCGGGAAGGCGACGAGGATGACGCGCCGCTGCCCCTGGCCCGCGCCGTGGGTTTCGCGGACCTGGTTTCTTACACCAGCCTGTCCCGCCGGATGAACGAAAAGACACTCGCACGGCTGGTCCAGCGCTTTGAAAACAAGTGCGCCGAGATCATCTCCGTGGGCGGCGGACGGCTTGTCAAGACCGTGGGCGATGAAGTCCTCTATATCGCCGAAACCCCTGCGGCCGGCGCCGAGATTTCCCTGGCGCTCGCCGAGGCCTTCACCGAGGATGAGATTCTCCCGGAAGCCCGGGTGGCCATGGTGTGGGGCAGGATCCTGTCCCGCCTCGGTGACATTTATGGTCCCACCGTCAACCTCGCAGCACGCTTGACTACCCTCGCCGATCCCGGCACCGTCCTGGTGGACTCCATGACCGCCTCTGCCCTGGAGCACGATGAGCGCTTCGTCCTGATCCCGCAGGACCCCGAGAACGTCCGCGGGTTCGGCGAGATCAACCCGGTACGCCTCACGCGCGGCCGCGGCAAGGGCTTGGTGTTGGACTAA